The proteins below are encoded in one region of Leishmania mexicana MHOM/GT/2001/U1103 complete genome, chromosome 5:
- a CDS encoding putative viscerotropic leishmaniasis antigen — protein sequence MGHVGACKVHRVTMAVIIVLFWMVPAVTCIGFLAVHYRRKRADERQKALHQLPEVSGTSPAASPIWRPLQCASSTPQSSSSSHAILADDSEASHSGGRVADLDHASEGLVEFPVPGNDESLSPQSRCTTPSTTASCGLPKTKEFEMAALRAVTPPSMERLSEKQHPSHIHKEDDVSPTTTMSLPPTIQSSHDVPAHDETLGSTVLHHSTHTPIPLHLQTHLIYQLNSHTQHQKTPTASVQAAEEAARLAAEHEAEQVRVCALEEAARLRAELGAAEEAARLAAEHEAEQVRVRALEEVARLRAELGAAEEAARLAAEHEAEQVRVRALEEAARLRAELEAAEEAARLEAEHEAEQVRVCALEEAARLRAELGAAEEAARLAAEHEAEQVRVCALEEAARLRAELGAAEEAARLAAEHEAEQVRVCALEEAARLRAELGAAEEAARLAAEHEAEQVRVCALEEAARLRAELGAAEEAARLAAEHEAEQVRVRALEEAARLRAELEAAEEAARLAAEHEAEQVRVRALEEAARLRAELEAAEEAARLEAEHEAEQVRVCALEEAARLRAELGAAEEAARLAAEHEAEQVRVCALEEAARLRAELEAAEEAARLAAEHEAEQVRVRALEEAARLRAELEAAEEAARLEAEHEAEQVRVRALEEVARLRAELGAAEEAARLAAEHEAEQVRVRALEEAARLRAELEAAEEAARLEAEHEAEQVRVCALEEAARLRAELGAAEEAARLAAEHEAEQVRVCALEEAARLRAELGAAEEAARLAAEHEAEQVRVCALEEAARLRAELGAAEEAARLAAEHEAEQVRVCALEEAARLRAELGAAEEAARLAAEHEAEQVRVCALEEAARLRAELGAAEEAARLAAEHEAEQVRVCALEEAARLRAELEAAEEAARLAAEHEAEQVRVCALEEAARLAAEHEAEQVRVRALEEAARLRAELEAAEEAARLAAEHEAEQVRVCALEEAARLRAELGAAEEAARLAAEHEAEQVRVCALEEAARLRAELEAAEEAARLAAEHEAEQVRVCALEEAARLRAELGAAEEAARLAAEHEAEQVRVCALEEAARLRAELGAAEEAARLAAEHEAEQVRVCALEEAARLRAELGAAEEAARLEAEHEVEQVRVCALEEAARLRAELGAAEEVARLEDEMHVQAASSSYNDEYRVRMLASARSDLRMPPPRPFIGFSLLEDVEKGILMVDGLYRDGPAYQTGIRLGDVLLRIAGVYVDSIAKARRVVEARCRCGCVVPMTLATKMNQQYSVALWIMTVDRQYTDKPFYFDVRMHHRIESSQRGKRAQWLEVGSPSTSLASTPLMPSWREAMPRRGSELRSSARSAFVATSYFSSARRLAKSESERPRASSSVAMAEEAEEAEEAVEAVEAIAVAPDGYTTPNEVRDRS from the coding sequence ATGGGTCACGTGGGAGCATGCAAGGTGCATCGTGTCACCATGGCGGTCATCATCGTCCTGTTTTGGATGGTGCCCGCCGTTACCTGCATCGGTTTCCTCGCGGTCCACTACCGCCGCAAACGCGCGGACGAGCGGCAGAAGGCACTTCACCAGCTGCCGGAGGTCTCTGGGACCTCGCCGGCCGCCTCTCCGATCTGGCGACCGCTGCAGTGCGCATCAAGCACGCCTCAATCCTCATCTTCATCCCACGCCATCCTTGCAGACGACAGTGAGGCTTCccacagcggcggccgcgtaGCGGACCTTGACCACGCTTCAGAAGGTCTCGTCGAGTTCCCTGTGCCGGGCAACGACGAGAGCTTATCACCGCAGTCCCGATGCACCACACCATCCACCACCGCATCCTGCGGCCTGCCCAAGACGAAAGAGTTTGAGATGGCGGCTCTGCGTGCCGTCACTCCACCTTCTATGGAGCGCCTTTCAGAGAAACAACACCCCAGTCACATCCACAAGGAAGACGACGTGAGCCCCACGACTACCATGAGCTTGCCACCGACAATACAATCCAGCCACGATGTCCCTGCTCACGATGAAACACTCGGCAGCACCGTCCTTCACCactcgacacacacacctataCCACTACATCTTCAAACACACTTAATATACCAACTCAACAGCCACACACAACACCAGAAGACTCCCACGGCTAGCGTCcaggctgccgaggaggcggcgcgcctggcggccgagcatgaggccgagcaggtccgcgtctgtgccctcgaggaggcggcgcgtctccgcgctgagctgggggctgccgaggaggcggcgcgcctggcggccgagcatgaggccgagcaggtccgcgtccgtgccctcgaggaggtggcgcgtctccgcgctgagctgggggctgccgaggaggcggcgcgcctggcggccgagcatgaggctgagcaggtccgcgtccgtgccctcgaggaggcggcgcgtctccgcgctgagctggaggctgccgaggaggcggcgcgcctggaggccgagcatgaggccgagcaggtccgcgtctgtgccctcgaggaggcggcgcgtctccgcgctgagctgggggctgccgaggaggcggcgcgcctggcggccgagcatgaggccgagcaggtccgcgtctgtgccctcgaggaggcggcgcgtctccgcgctgagctgggggctgccgaggaggcggcgcgcctggcggccgagcatgaggccgagcaggtccgcgtctgtgccctcgaggaggcggcgcgtctccgcgctgagctgggggctgccgaggaggcggcgcgcctggcggccgagcatgaggccgagcaggtccgcgtctgtgccctcgaggaggcggcgcgtctccgcgctgagctgggggctgccgaggaggcggcgcgcctggcggccgagcatgaggctgagcaggtccgcgtccgtgccctcgaggaggcggcgcgtctccgcgctgagctggaggctgccgaggaggcggcgcgcctggcggccgagcatgaggctgagcaggtccgcgtccgtgccctcgaggaggcggcgcgtctccgcgctgagctggaggctgccgaggaggcggcgcgcctggaggccgagcatgaggccgagcaggtccgcgtctgtgccctcgaggaggcggcgcgtctccgcgctgagctgggggctgccgaggaggcggcgcgcctggcggccgagcatgaggccgagcaggtccgcgtctgtgccctcgaggaggcggcgcgtctccgcgctgagctggaggctgccgaggaggcggcgcgcctggcggccgagcatgaggctgagcaggtccgcgtccgtgccctcgaggaggcggcgcgtctccgcgctgagctggaggctgccgaggaggcggcgcgcctggaggccgagcatgaggctgagcaggtccgcgtccgtgccctcgaggaggtggcgcgtctccgcgctgagctgggggctgccgaggaggcggcgcgcctggcggccgagcatgaggctgagcaggtccgcgtccgtgccctcgaggaggcggcgcgtctccgcgctgagctggaggctgccgaggaggcggcgcgcctggaggccgagcatgaggccgagcaggtccgcgtctgtgccctcgaggaggcggcgcgtctccgcgctgagctgggggctgccgaggaggcggcgcgcctggcggccgagcatgaggccgagcaggtccgcgtctgtgccctcgaggaggcggcgcgtctccgcgctgagctgggggctgccgaggaggcggcgcgcctggcggccgagcatgaggccgagcaggtccgcgtctgtgccctcgaggaggcggcgcgtctccgcgctgagctgggggctgccgaggaggcggcgcgcctggcggccgagcatgaggccgagcaggtccgcgtctgtgccctcgaggaggcggcgcgtctccgcgctgagctgggggctgccgaggaggcggcgcgcctggcggccgagcatgaggccgagcaggtccgcgtctgtgccctcgaggaggcggcgcgtctccgcgctgagctgggggctgccgaggaggcggcgcgcctggcggccgagcatgaggccgagcaggtccgcgtctgtgccctcgaggaggcggcgcgtctccgcgctgagctggaggctgccgaggaggcggcgcgcctggcggccgagcatgaggccgagcaggtccgcgtctgtgccctcgaggaggcggcgcgcctggcggccgagcatgaggctgagcaggtccgcgtccgtgccctcgaggaggcggcgcgtctccgcgctgagctggaggctgccgaggaggcggcgcgcctggcggccgagcatgaggctgagcaggtccgcgtctgtgccctcgaggaggcggcgcgtctccgcgctgagctgggggctgccgaggaggcggcgcgcctggcggccgagcatgaggccgagcaggtccgcgtctgtgccctcgaggaggcggcgcgtctccgcgctgagctggaggctgccgaggaggcggcgcgcctggcggccgagcatgaggctgagcaggtccgcgtctgtgccctcgaggaggcggcgcgtctccgcgctgagctgggggctgccgaggaggcggcgcgcctggcggccgagcatgaggccgagcaggtccgcgtctgtgccctcgaggaggcggcgcgtctccgcgctgagctgggggctgccgaggaggcggcgcgcctggcggccgagcatgaggccgagcaggtccgcgtctgtgccctcgaggaggcggcgcgtctccgcgctgagctgggggctgccgaggaggcggcgcgcctggaggccgagcatgaggtcgagcaggtccgcgtctgtgccctcgaggaggcggcgcgtctccgcgctgagctgggagctgccgaggaggtggcgcgccTGGAGGACGAGATGCACGTGCAGGCAGCATCGTCGAGCTACAATGATGAGTACAGGGTTCGAATGCTGGCGAGTGCGCGGTCGGACCTGaggatgccgccgcctcggccgtTCATTGGCTTTTCACTGTTGGAGGATGTGGAGAAGGGCATCCTTATGGTGGACGGACTTTACAGGGATGGTCCGGCCTACCAGACAGGCATCCGCCTCGGGGATGTTCTGCTGCGTATCGCGGGGGTTTACGTGGATTCAATCGCGAAGGCGAGGcgggtggtggaggcgcggtgccgctgcggctgcgtaGTTCCCATGACCCTGGCGACGAAGATGAACCAGCAGTACAGCGTGGCTCTGTGGATCATGACGGTGGATCGGCAGTACACCGACAAGCCATTCTATTTtgatgtgcgcatgcaccACCGCATCGAGAGTTCGcagagggggaagagggcgcAGTGGTTGGAGGTAGGCAGCCCATCCACATCTTTGGCTTCCACGCCCCTCATGCCGAGCTGGCGTGAGGCGATGCCGCGTCGGGGCTCAGAGCTGCGGTCAAGTGCGCGTTCAGCCTTCGTTGCCACGTCGTACTTCTCGAGCGCGCGCAGGTTGGCCAAGTCAGAAAGTGAGCGACCGCGCGCATCCTCCAGCGTTGCtatggcggaggaggcggaggaggcggaggaggcggtggaggcggtggaggcgatcgcggtggcgccggacGGGTACACCACACCCAACGAAGTGCGCGACCGTAGTTGA